A single window of Neurospora crassa OR74A linkage group VII, whole genome shotgun sequence DNA harbors:
- a CDS encoding prefoldin subunit 6 — MASPLQLKLQALSDEYQNLNKELQETVLARQKLEAQKQENVSVQNEFEKLKDDEQIFKLVGPVLLKQDKMDAENTVKGRLEFISKEITRLEGVIKETQGKIEKKRTEIIQVQTSAQAGGAPQAVKA; from the exons ATGGCCAGCCCCCTCCAACTAAAGCTCCAAGCTCTCTCTGATGAGTATCAAAACCTGAACAAAG AACTCCAAGAGACTGTTCTCGCCAGACAGAAGCTCGAGGCTCAGAAGCAGGAAAACGTCAGCGTGCAAAAT GAGttcgagaagctcaaggatGACGAGCAGATCTTCAAGCTAGTGGGCCCGGTGCTGCTCAAGCAGGACAAGATGGATGCAGAGAACACAGTCAAGGGTAGACTGGAGTTCATCAGCAAGGAGAT CACTCGCTTGGAGGGAGTCATCAAGGAGACACAGGGCAAgattgagaagaagaggacagAGATCATTCAGGTCCAGACGAGCGCCCAGGCTGGTGGTGCCCCTCAGGCCGTCAAGGCTTAG
- a CDS encoding vacuolar protein sorting-associated protein VPS4: MSNTDFLGRAIEQVRKAIEADNAAQYDKAYQLYYQSLELFMLALKWEKNPKSKEMIRAKTGEYMDRAEKLKAHLADAEAKRKKPGMVGANGGSTGGTGKGKEAGEDGNGNGEALDEDSKKLRSALAGAILQERPNISWDDVAGLEGAKEALKEAVLLPIKFPHLFQGKRQPWKGILLYGPPGTGKSYLAKAVATEAKSTFFSVSSSDLVSKWMGESERLVKQLFAMARENKPSIIFIDEIDALCGPRGEGESEASRRIKTELLVQMDGVGKDSKGVLILGATNIPWQLDAAIRRRFQRRVHITLPDLAARTTMFRLAVGDTHTALKAEDFRELARAAEGYSGSDISIVVQDALMQPVRKIQQATHFKKVVHEGKQMLTPCSPGDPDAIEMTWEQVPSDELLEPFVDKKDFIKAIKASRPTVSGEDLKRNEEWTKEFGSEGA, translated from the exons ATGTCCAATACCGACTTCCTCGGCCGCGCCATCGAGCAAGTGCGCAAAGCCATCGAAGCCGACAACGCCGCCCAGTACGACAAAGCCTACCAGCTGTACTACCAATCGCTCGAACTCTTCATGCTCGCCCTAAAATGGGAGAAGAACCCGAAATCCAAGGAGATGATCCGGGCCAAGACGGGCGAGTACATGGACCGGGCCGAGAAGCTCAAAGCGCACCTGGCGGACGCGGAAGCGAAGCGGAAGAAGCCCGGGATGGTGGGCGCGAACGGGGGTTCGACGGGCGGgacggggaaggggaaggaggccGGGGAGGACGGTAATGGCAATGGAGAAGCGTTGGATGAGGATAGCAAGAAGCTGAGAAGTGCGTTGGCGGGCGCGATTCTGCAGGAACGGCCGAACATCAGCTGGGATGATGTGGCTGGTCTAGAGGGTGCCAAGGAGGCCCTCAAGGAGGCGGTCTTGTTGCCAATCAAGTTCCCGCATCTGTTCCAGGGGAAGAGGCAGCCGTGGAAGGGTATTTTGCTGTATGGCCCACCGGGAACAGGAAAGAGTTATTTGGCCAAGGCAGTGGCGACAGAGGCGAAGAGCACGTTCTTCAGCGTGAGCAGCTCGGATTTGGTGAGCAAGTGGATGGGTGAGAGTGAACG TCTAGTAAAGCAACTCTTCGCCATGGCCCGAGAAAACAAGCCCTCCATTATCTTCATCGACGAGATCGACGCCCTCTGCGGTCCGCGCGGTGAAGGCGAGTCGGAAGCCTCGCGCAGGATAAAAACCGAACTTTTGGTCCAAATGGACGGTGTCGGCAAAGACAGCAAGGGCGTGCTGATCCTGGGCGCCACCAACATCCCCTGGCAGCTGGATGCTGCTATCCGTCGCCGCTTCCAGCGCCGCGTGCACATCACTCTGCCGGACCTGGCGGCGCGCACCACCATGTTCCGGCTGGCTGTGGGCGACACCCACACGGCGCTCAAGGCGGAAGACTTCCGCGAGCTGGCGCGCGCGGCGGAGGGTTATTCGGGTTCGGATATCAGTATTGTTGTGCAGGATGCGTTGATGCAACCGGTGAGGAAGATTCAGCAGGCTACGCATTTCAAAAAG GTCGTCCACGAAGGCAAACAAATGCTCACGCCCTGCTCGCCAGGCGATCCGGACGCCATCGAAATGACGTGGGAGCAGGTACCCTCGGACGAGCTGCTCGAACCATTTGTCGACAAGAAGGACTTTatcaaggccatcaaggccagCAGGCCGACTGTGTCGGGCGAGGATCTCAAGAGGAATGAGGAATGGACAAAGGAGTTTGGTAGTGAGGGTGCGTAG